ACGTAAGTACTCACTCTATACGAATACAGACGTTGATGCAAATAACATCTTATTCTTACAATTGCAACTCTGTCTCCAGGACTAACTGAAATAGATTCAGAACTTGGAGCCTCCTGAACCTCAACACCATTCTTCAATTTGTTGTGTTCATCCTGCAGATGATGAATCTATTGCGTTAGACCATATTAAACCCTCAAGATATGTATTACATTTACAAACAGTTCATTGTATAGAATTACCAGATCATGAAGAAGCATATCCACCATAGGAGCTGCTACTGTTCTTAGTAAATGCCTATGTAAAACAACCTGCCATCATTTACATGTCAATTCGCACATTTCAacaatgaaaacagaaaaattaaaattctaaaaaacatAACAGAACTTACAGAAGTTGATTGATCATCTTCAAACAATTCCAAGGCTTTTTCATAGAGCTGCATGTTTAAGAAAGACTGCCACCAGGGAAACACGGAAAAAACAATTAAGATAGTAAACTGTATGTATAAAAGACGACAAAAGTTGTGTTTGTGCCACTTTAGCAAACCTCATCAAGTTTCTTCTGCAAATTATCAAGCAATCGTTTCATTCTGTCTGCATTTTCTGTTAGTAATGCCTTCCTTTTCTCCATCCAAGAACTGATTATTGTTGGCCTTAATTTGTTAGCCAAAGGCCCAAGAATTGTTTCAGGATCATCTAGACCTATCAAATTTATAGCACTGCATTTGAGAATACAGAATAACTTGTATAGGAAGAAAGGAAAGATTTGAAGTTAGAATCAACAGACCTTGTTCTTCAAACTCAGGAAACAGGGTAGTAATTTTTTGCACAATCCATTCTTCTGAGGGACTACTAAGATTGTCGTCCTTCATTTTAACTGATTCTTTCCTTGAACCTGACTTTGAATATAATGTTTGTGACGATGTATCCTTGCTCTTTCTCtggtttttcttggattttgtgGATGCTTGTTCCTGGTTATCTGGACCACTTTCAGACAGATTTGCTGCTGCATTTCCAGTGgctttccccttttttttcttggacCCTTTATCAGAATGCTTGTTGGCCCCAGCATCACTTGCCATTTCATTGGACTCATTCAACCTTCCTGAATCATACCCTTTTGCTTCATTGGTTACTTGTAGATCATCAGACATCTTAGAGCCGAAAGACCCTGAAACACCTAATGTCTCCAACTCTTTCACCACGCGATCACATATGTCCTATAGATAGGAAAATTGGCACCAGGAAACCAATGAGAAAAATAGCAGCAGATAGTGATCTTTGATTCAACAGTAACTTCTTATTACTTATATCAAACACCATACCTTCATAAAGCTACTGCTTAATACATAAAATTCTCCAAAAATGTGCGCTTTATTAGACTGCAAGGTAAATTATGTTTATCAACAGATGAGGGGAGCATAAATTTCACGATGTAGATTGTAATCAAACTCAAATATTACCTTGAGAGCCAATTGAACAGATTGACAGAGGGACAGCATTTTAGCTGCATCTTGAGGTGTGAAAGATGAGGGCAACAAGGAAAGAGAATCACTCCTGCGACAGTTATGTCAGGACACAAGGAACAAACATGACTTGTTATAAAGGTACACAAGGAACATAATAAGGACCTTACCAACTACCACGTTCAATAGCATCCTCAGTAGCAGTATCTAACATGTCAATCATAGATTGGTGAACAAATGTTGTGACTAGCGGTTTTCCTTCAGGATATCTGGACTAAATTGGATTGCACAAACTTAGACTTCATCACATAAGCTAGGTAAACAATGGTATAATATAAGATATTCATGTAACATATGTTATATCCTATACACTGCATGGTATTTTTAGATTCagataaaatctttaaaaatacgaaaacaaaaatattttcataaataaaataaaataacaaactaaGAGCAACATGataattaattcaaaagaactTCAATTTGTGAAGATAAATAAAGAATGGCATGTGTAAGTCTTTTAAGGGACAGCAGACTAAGAGATTAAGGCACTATAAAGAGTGTATACTTTAACTCAATAAATAGGAGTGGGTGCATGATCATTGTATTCTTTATTTGGAAAAAAGAATTGACATGGTGACAAGTTGCTTACCTGCAAGAACTGAATGGGCTGTGGAATTCCAAGTTTGTGCAGAACCTCATAGCTGATAAAAGAATTCTAAAGCATGCAATGAAAGGCAGCACAACATGAACGATAAAGACAAAGAATACAACTGGAAAAGATTATACAGCCATCTAGCTCAGATGAtgcaatataaatataaaaaagattgaATATGGTTCAACAAAACGGAGTAATGAGAAGTGAGTCTATACCTGTGAAAAAAATGAATCCACAGATTCCTTCTGAGCAATGGCAAACACCTGTAATGTGATGTAAGAAGTGAAAACCATAATAAATTCCCTTAACATTTGAAAGAGGAACTAAGTTATTAGCACCAATGTAGATAGCAGAGCATTTAATACTACCACGTTGGACACTATCAATCAGAGGATTAAGAGTAAAAAACTGGAAATGCAATACatcaaaagaatttaaaaatgctTCCAATTGTTGCCAACCAAACATTGAGAGAAGGATCATCAAGGGTTCAACCAAAACAAAGGCCCAAGAAAGAAACCATAAAACCTTAATCTAGACATCACTTTGACAATGCATAATCGATTGCAAACATGCCACTTACAGCTGGTGTCCAATGTACTCCTGCACGAACTGATCCTTGAATCTCGCCTTCCTTCACAAGTCCATTAAACAAAGACTGGAAGAAAGATCCGTCAACCGCCACACCACCGGTTCCGCCCATTTCCTGCAGTAACTGCTGCAATGAGCTCCACAACACCGTCAAATTTGTTGGCACTGTGATGCCCCTTGCTGCCCCCCGAACCATTGCATTCATGCGGGCCACATAGGCGGGAGTATACAATTGCCCTCCCTCAAGCCTTCCTTTCACCTGTCCCAAAGATCAACAACACTCATAAAATATAACTCCGATGTCATTCCAAAGGTTACATAACACATGAGAAACCCTAGGGGAACTTGTCAAAACAGCTCCAATGCCATTCCAATTTCCAAAGTTAACACAACTTGAAACACTCACTGAACTAATCAAAACAGCTCCAATGCAGTTTAAAGTTGACAGAACAGACACAAGATATTCAATGAACATATCAAAACATCTATCGCCATCCGAACCTAACAAAACACTCAGTGAACTCACCATAGTGCCGAGTCGCGGCTCCAACACGGATGCAACCAAGTCCAATCCAACATTAAGCTGTGCGGCGAGTTCCGTGAGCGCGATCTGGCTGCATTCTTGAAGCCTTTCGTTAACCTCTTCGGCGACCGAATCCCAGTACGATTCGGACATGATTTCCCCCTGATTCAGCATGAACTCAGCGTGATCCGCCACAATGCGCTGAGCCTGCTTCTCAACATAGTACAAGTCAACACCAGTAGTGTCCGCAAGGTCAATCACCGAAACGCGCCCTAATTTTCTAACCTCAGAAACCATCTCGTTCCTCAATTGATCCTGATAACATTTCGCGATCGCATAAAATCAATTGAATTCGATTAACATCACTTATAACATCACAGTGCATCAAAATACACAAAAGAGTAGTATTAATCtgaaattaagaagaaaaaaatgctgAAAAATGGAAACTAATCGTTGTTTTGTTTCTTCGTGAATAACTGTGAAGCTTACGAGAGTGATGTATTCTTTGCCAGAAACGGTGTGAAGGAGCTCGAAATCGATGATTTGGAGTTGTTGAAGCTTTTGGATCAATTCGACGACGTTTCGCTCAGATAATCGAATGCTGGACTTGGCTTGCTGAGCGAATTGGAATTGTCGCTGAAGCTCAAGCAATTCTTCGTCCATGGCTGTTCTCAATTACACGCACAAACCGCTTTCGCTTTTTTTGGTTTCGGCTTTCGATTTtcgatttttgatttttaagcTTTCAAATTCAGTTCGGCGTGTTGATGATCCCCCGAATAATGGAGATTGGGGCTTTGGTGCCAAAGTTTgcttttcttctctattttcgagagttttcaaaaatcaaaatataaataaaaaaattggtgacttctatatttttatattgagaTGACAATTTAGATGTTATCCACCTTATATTACAcagtttaattaatttagttaaatatgcTGAATTATATAACAAtgtttcattattattttcgttaaaaaatattttatgtaaatttttacctaaaaatattatattaataattacttttagataactaattatttaatattctttacataatcaataatcaataaaatattctaaatatttttactaaaacacTAATAATGTTCATAGTTTACAATAGTATTCAATATTTGAATATAGATTTAATTTTACtaagatataaaatatttaatttaagctaaaataaaatttttgttgtgtGTGTATGTATAttagtttaattaataatataaggTTAGAttgtcttttaaaaaattataaagataaaTTTAAGAAAGCATTTATTGTAAGCATTAACCATAACAAATCTTTAAATTATCTCCCTTTTCAACTACTTGTGTCAAAAATAGAAGCAAGCCTCTACGGCTCTACTTGCTtctaaaaaatgtaaaaaaaaaaaaaattggttattttctttttattctggaaacacaaacaagtaattcagaaaatgaaataaatatttatttttataaaacaagtactagaagaaaaagaaatgagcCCATTATATTGAGAGACAGAAATAGATATGGATGAGCAAAGTGATATATATACATTAAGAAGCTTCACTTTGTATTTGATATATAGCTCCAACTAGCCATGGAAAAAAAGAGAACATGACTTAGCAGCTCTCTATAAAACAATTCTAAATCGCATACATTTTTTTATACTCATTGTTTAGTATCTCAGTATCTGACATAACAGAAACTGAAAATGATCTTGACCTGCTTCCCATTGAAGACTTCCTTATGCTTCTCAAATTTGATGCCTCAATTCTGTGCCTAATGACCCAGTAACACATTAATCCTAATGTTGTAGCCATTATAGTTGTTCCTATAACTGTGACTCCAATTGCAAGCCACTTTTGATCTTTTCCAACAACTATGAATGAAAGTGCCAAGAATGCCACAGTGATAAGCACACAAGCCAGCCACATTAGCTTGTTAATGATAGCCATCATCTGCTTCTTAGCTTTGCTCTCTATGACCACGATCGAGGTCTGCACCACCACGACGGCTAGGGAGATGAACAGCGCAATGGAATCGAAGACAATGAAAATGATGAATGCAGCTGTAGGGGCTATGTTTGCTTCCCCAAGGGACATCCCTTTAGGAATGTTTTTTGGATCATCAACAAATTGGCCAGGAACTGTGAAGATAGCTGCAAAGGCAACTGTGGCAATGAGGACAGCAACCACAGTGGTTGAGTTGATTGCATTGTTGAGTCCTTCAGCATGCATCTTGTTGATGCGCTTGGCGATTCCCTGGACGCGCTTTCTGGTCTGGCGCGTGTGTTCTAATTGATAATGGACTTCATGCTTTATGTCACTCACTGTTTGTTTCAACTCTCTAGCTGCTGTTGTTGGCTTTGGCTTCATGGCTTTGGCACTTTGAACACCGTGTTCCAAAAGTATGGCTTTGATTTCGGAGTTCCCAGTTTTCTCAGCAGTGTCTAATGCACTTTCGCCGGATTTATTAACTGCTGTGGTGTCTGTTTCTTTCTGTCCAAGAAGCAACTTCACAATCTGCACAAACAAAAACTCATAGTTCAGACCAAGAACTAATCTGCTGCGGATCTGAACTCTATTTAAGGGTTTGccaacacttgcttaagcggacgagtgagctAACCACTCGACCAATCCAAGTTGATCATGATTCtgtcttaaaaattttcacttCTCTTAAAATCAATTCTAGTTCATCATGAGGGTCAGGGATCAAACAACATTAAAACCAACAAATTCAATTTAACTTCCTCAATCCTCAGTTCCTCCTAAAATCAATTCTAGGCCTCCCAATGAATTTCCAAACATGCAAGGACATATAAGGGAGATGATGATATAAACCACAATCTGTTTATTGTCATCCCAATTCAGAACAATCCATATGAactatttgtataaaatttagaaCAACAATGGCAAGGATAATCTTAATTTACCTGAGCTCTACCCTTCCGGGTTGCAATATGCAAAGCCGTATTACCCTTATTATCAACCATGTTTACTGATGAGGGATCCCCTTTTATCAACTCCTCCACCACCTCAAGATTCTGCCCTTTCACCGCCATGTGAAGCGCAGTCTGGCCCTTCTTATCGGTCCGTGTCACAACCCCAGGCTCCTTCTCTAAAAGTGCCTTTACAACAGCCAAATGTCCGTTTCTTGCTGCAGAATGAAGAGCTGTTTTCCCATTGCTTCGAGCTATGGTTGCCAAGCTACTACCTGCCTCTAATAGAAACTTCACTATCTCAGTATGCCCTTGTGTCGAGGCTGTGTGCAAAGCCGTGGTGTTCGAGGGATCCACGGTCATTGACAATTCAGGATGAGCCTCCATAAGGATCTTCAACACATCTGCAAAATCAATCAAGAAAAAGGTTCAAAACAAGGTCTCATGTAAACCAAATTGAAcacaaaaacaacaaacaacaaagaAATATACCTAGATCCCCTTGTTTAGCAGCAATGTGGAGTGCATCAAAACCATTCCTAGCCTTGATTCCGGCATCAGCGAGATCATAATACCGAATCATCTCCTTAACCAAATCAACATAACCATACTCAGCAGCAACATAAAGGGCTGTTTCCCCAGCTTGGTTCTGCTTTGCCAACAACTCATGAAGTTGACCCTCTTCAGCACCACTAAGTGTGTCCTTTATCAGAGCCAAGTTCCCTGCTCTCGCTGCCGAGTGCAGGGTCGTGTCGTCGCGCTTTCCGGTCAATTGCTTGGTCATTTTCTTCCTTGGAGCAGCGGCCACGGCCGCAGCTTCCTGCTGCACAGTTGGTGTAGCCATTGAATCCAACAACCCTAATGAATCCCTTTCTAAATTGAACCCTAACTAATTCTAGTGTTATAGAATTTCAGaaccttcttttcttcctaCCAGCAAAAACCCAGATCAAAACTACCATCTTTCATCCCAAATAGCAAGAATCATCTCCTTGAAGCAACTCAAAGGAGAGATTATAATCCCAATCATCACCAAAAACCAAATAAGTAATCAAAATGCTCCACAGATTAATTCTTATCTCTCATAATATGTTCCAGAAACTGTTGATTAATTGATACTTCTTCCTGCATCCAGAATCATAAAAAAACCTGGGTTCAGAACTACTCACACCAAACATTGTATATAAAAGAAACCATAAAGCTGCATAACTTATACAAAaggaaaatttataaaaaaaaaattaaataaagaaagaatCTAACCtcgttgtgcttcttctttttcttcttcttgttcttgttctagcACCATGATTGATGGTTGAAATTAGAGAGTGGCATGGTGGGGAGGTTGGTCATACACCCTGTAACGAACATTCGGGAATTGAAAGGAAGagattgtatttatatatacaaggtttgaagcaaaagaaagaaaaaaggtaaTGTCTGAAAGAAGaaccaataataataaataattaagagaGGTTTATATAATAAGATTAGTAAGAATTAAGACACATGTAAGCAACAACAACTACTTTATGTGAATCTAAATCAAAACCAAAGGGAAATTAAAAGCTGGTGATGATGAAAGGAGAGAGTATATGATATGATGAAAATTatttagagagagagaatgagagaaagTGGTGGGCAAAGACATGAACATACATAAGGTTGTGTTGTTATTATGTAATGGACTAAAAACGAGTGTGTCCaatgaatgagaaaaaaaactgaaaataacAGATCCACGCGCACACTCACGCGCGTGTCTTCTCTTTCCTTCTCTCTTTGGCTTGACGGAACAGTTATATGCCGTTGACTCTGTAACTGAACCTCTTCTTCTATTATCTTCCTTATccaaatctttatctttttaCTTTACTTTTGTTATTTTGGTAGATTTAGAACAACAATTCTACGcgaaattttgttaattatatatattgtaatatcaataaataaaaaaattgagaacagtaatttttagtcttttttgttattatttgatctatataaatattaaattatctttaatatataaattttattaatttatatgtgtaaattatattaatttatgtgtataaaattttgaaaatataggtgtaaattatatattttttgtgtgcaAACACTTATAAGTATGGGTGCAAATTATTATCGTCAAGTGCTGGTCCAAAATCATGTGTGCAAACTTTGTAAAATATAGgttaaattatattgatttatgtgtgaaaattttagtaaatataGCATTTGTTTACAatggataaaatatttttatatatatgaatttttgtGCATAATGAATAGTTGTAGCTATTCTttttttacaattgaactctCGAATATATGTATTTTTGACATTAAAACATTGTTAACATATTTCTTAGATTATGTTTAGACaccaaaaaattatttcttacATTATAATCTTAAAATGTTTAACATCGTATGAGAATTGAGAAAAATTAAACTACCTTCGATTACTTTAATATTTCTTGtgcaattttcatattttaatataaatatgttAAGACTTACTTTTAAAATGTCAACCTTATTAGTAATTAGCACAATGTAATGCAAGTAGCTAAAGGTGCACTTCATATTATGACATGTTGATAGCGAtccaattatataattaaactcCATAAAAAAGAAGCTCATTGCATTGATGTGATTACAAACTTTAACAACATTATATTTTCCCCCAAccatttttttagagtttttcatTGTATTTTATAGTCTGACTAATTTGTTgcgaatttgaattttatttaaagatttattattagtcaattaatttttatatatataaaattaaatttaaatttaacatttatttaaacGAATGAATAAATTAACCACTCGACCAACATAGATTAATCgtctcactttttttttttctttctaggGGGGTAATTACTAATTTCAATCTCGGTTGATAATCTTTATCTTTGCGTGGCAATGTCATTGAATGGGCCATTGTGACAATGAAGGATAAGCAGAATTAGTGAAAGTAAATGTGAATGTAAATGGAAAAGAGAAGTGACGTCACAAATATGGCCCACTCAATTGAACTTCCAATGGTCGTTTTTGGACGGTCGTGGAAGCCCACATCCAATAAATTAAtatgtaattattaaaaaatatttgatatcaACTTAgttaagatttaaaaatttgccaaGAAAGGGGTTATGATTTAATttgtacataaaaataataaaaataatttattacactaaaaattaatcattaaaatatcTATTATGCACTAATATATACTTATgcacattaatttatatatttttaaattcaataattaattattaaaataattaaacatttaataaataattaattaaatttttttacattaatataataatattttttgataaaatgtcaaatatatatttttatatgcaatagatgattaataattatttttttataatagcaTAATTATAGAAATAAAACTTATGAGTTGtgacaaaatttaataatagtGGCATGAAGATTGAGATAAAAGAAATTCATGGAGATGAATATTTTAAGTTTACAAAATCCGGAGTGATAAAGTGAATGGCAGTATCAAGTGAAAGAAAATAATtggaatttgaatattttaaaagaaaagtaaaatgttattatttttgtccttaaaataatattatcatctAGAAATATTAACTGAAAATTAATTCGGGTCAATAATAATGGCCTTGATAGTGACAATTGACACACATCGAACTCGTTATCCGCGTGAAGCACACGCGCGACTTGAATTATAGTACTACCAAGCATTAAGCAATGGTGGTTGAGTAATTGAGATGCTGCACTACTCCATTTTTGTGACCTTACCCGACAAACACTGAAAGAAAAAGTATACTATATAGTTAAACTCCCATGTGATGCTAAGTTTGTGTTACTAATATACTACTACATAGCATAGCATAACACAACATAACCTAAGATAACATAATCTTAAGTAATAACTAATTTGGGCTGGTCGATTGGTcagtttatttgtttatttaaataagcGTCGGATATTCGAATTCTATTTTATGTATGtagtaatttattgactaataacaaaaaaaaatccagATTCGCgacaaattagtttttaatttgtcGGATTAGAGAATACTACAGACAACTAAAAAACATAATCCTAAGTAATATTATAGCATGTCCTTGATTTGTTCATCTAAGAGAATAATTGCCATAATTTACGGCTATAAATTATAATCTCTACATCACAATTTGCATATAAGAAATCTATGTGTATATTCTTGTAGTCATGCCCATAAAATTAAACTCCTTCAATAATGCATGCCACCCCCATGtccttcaataatattataGTGTATGTGTTTGTAAATTCATATTGTTATTTGCGGCCGTATATATATAAGAGCTTATAAGATAATTGTCGATTTTGGTGGTAGAATTTTGTTGATTATGAATTATTTTGGATAGAAAAGATTAATTAAATACACATTATAAAGTCCCTATTATTGGTTTCTTTTTTGCATATTGATGTGGCTCAATTCCGCTTTATAACACATTTTGAATGGTTTTTCAATACATTTGCTTagataatttgtaatttttttacagCATTAATTAGTAACTACAAATTAAAAAGgggaaagagaaaaaatagGAACTACAAAAAATtaggaaactaaaaaaatacatttgtAGAATGTGTTTAATAGGGTAGCAAGTAAACTAGTTGAATGATAAAGATACATATGCAGGCGTTACAGATAGGTAGTTGAATGTGATTTAGATATATAACCAAGACTTTGATATATATAAACTATCGACTACACTTGAAGACTTTCTGTGGTTGCCGCAGCTCATTGACTTCAATTATGCATTGTAAAATAAGGTGGGGATATTGTCAAggcctcatcatcatcatcatcatcatcaattcatcatcatcatcatcatattcaATATTAATAATCATTTACTCCAATCTATTAAGATATGGAGCACTTGACTGTTAAAAATATTCAACATGAACTATGTTActcaaaataataagaaaataatcgTTATGAATTATCTACTATTTTACATTTCAAAATCAATAGAAATACTTATATTGGAATATCCTGTTATGTTTATTatataatgaaataaataaataaagaggaacaaaactaaaagaaaaattaaattattattattattattattattattattattattattgggaatccaatttttgtttaattagtgGATTAATAATCACATTTAGTGcctattatttcttttttccttctaaaattcaataataataataataatttgctTGAGATAGTCAAGTAGTAAATGAGTTTGACTATCAATATTAAGCTGAAAAGTAGTGTAGTTTAGTAAACATGGTAAAGATTTTCGAGTTTGGAACAAAGAAGAGTATTAATGACTGGAGCTTGATTTTTTCTCTATCTTTGTCGGCAACTTGTCGGAGGATATCTCAAAAAAGGAACTTTTTAATACGTTTAAATGGACAGATAAAATCATCGACATATATCTGttgcaaaagaataaaaatggaCACATATATCTATTTGCTTTTATACGATACACTACAAAGGGAGGAGCATTGAAGGCTATTGCAGAGATGAATATAGTATGGTGGTGAGAGGTAAAAGATTGTTCGTCGGTGAATccaaatataaaagagaagttGGGATGCAGATTACGAAAGATAAAAGAGTGAAGGTGGTTACCAGGCATAACGCTGGAGGAAGCCAGCCACAGACAAAGAGTGGGGAAGTAGCTGCAAAGAAAGTGATGAGGCAGCCGTCAAAGACACCGACCAAAGATCAACATAGTAATGGATGGACTAAGAGATTAGAAGTACCGATAGCAAGTGAGAACATCGTCTGGTTACAGAGAAGCATTGTCGGAGGTACAAAATCGACAATGGATCTTAAGACACTGGAGTGAAAGATCCATAGGAATTGGCTAAGTGTAACACAAGCAAGGGAGTTGGGGCCATATAAAGTAATGATTACGTTCGACACGGTGCTTAGTGCTGAAGAAGCTTACACTTTTAGAATGAACGACCTATTAAAATTGTTTCATATGGTTTGGAGATGGGATGAGAGTGAGACTGAGAAAAGTGAGTCTAGAAGAATTTGGTTGGAGTGTTATGGAGTTCCTTTACATGCATGGTCAAAGAATACCTTCTGCAGAATAGGAGAGCAATGGGGCGAAGTGGTGGAATGCGATAAACTAACAGAATCGTGTAACTCGTTTAGTG
The genomic region above belongs to Arachis duranensis cultivar V14167 chromosome 3, aradu.V14167.gnm2.J7QH, whole genome shotgun sequence and contains:
- the LOC107476897 gene encoding E3 UFM1-protein ligase 1 homolog isoform X2; its protein translation is MDEELLELQRQFQFAQQAKSSIRLSERNVVELIQKLQQLQIIDFELLHTVSGKEYITLDQLRNEMVSEVRKLGRVSVIDLADTTGVDLYYVEKQAQRIVADHAEFMLNQGEIMSESYWDSVAEEVNERLQECSQIALTELAAQLNVGLDLVASVLEPRLGTMVKGRLEGGQLYTPAYVARMNAMVRGAARGITVPTNLTVLWSSLQQLLQEMGGTGGVAVDGSFFQSLFNGLVKEGEIQGSVRAGVHWTPAVFAIAQKESVDSFFSQNSFISYEVLHKLGIPQPIQFLQSRYPEGKPLVTTFVHQSMIDMLDTATEDAIERGSWSDSLSLLPSSFTPQDAAKMLSLCQSVQLALKSNKAHIFGEFYVLSSSFMKDICDRVVKELETLGVSGSFGSKMSDDLQVTNEAKGYDSGRLNESNEMASDAGANKHSDKGSKKKKGKATGNAAANLSESGPDNQEQASTKSKKNQRKSKDTSSQTLYSKSGSRKESVKMKDDNLSSPSEEWIVQKITTLFPEFEEQGLDDPETILGPLANKLRPTIISSWMEKRKALLTENADRMKRLLDNLQKKLDESFLNMQLYEKALELFEDDQSTSVVLHRHLLRTVAAPMVDMLLHDLDEHNKLKNGVEVQEAPSSESISVSPGDRVAISKSFPRPLANKALAVVEALEGKLQPVG
- the LOC107476897 gene encoding E3 UFM1-protein ligase 1 homolog isoform X1 produces the protein MDEELLELQRQFQFAQQAKSSIRLSERNVVELIQKLQQLQIIDFELLHTVSGKEYITLDQLRNEMVSEVRKLGRVSVIDLADTTGVDLYYVEKQAQRIVADHAEFMLNQGEIMSESYWDSVAEEVNERLQECSQIALTELAAQLNVGLDLVASVLEPRLGTMVKGRLEGGQLYTPAYVARMNAMVRGAARGITVPTNLTVLWSSLQQLLQEMGGTGGVAVDGSFFQSLFNGLVKEGEIQGSVRAGVHWTPAVFAIAQKESVDSFFSQNSFISYEVLHKLGIPQPIQFLQSRYPEGKPLVTTFVHQSMIDMLDTATEDAIERGSWSDSLSLLPSSFTPQDAAKMLSLCQSVQLALKSNKAHIFGEFYVLSSSFMKDICDRVVKELETLGVSGSFGSKMSDDLQVTNEAKGYDSGRLNESNEMASDAGANKHSDKGSKKKKGKATGNAAANLSESGPDNQEQASTKSKKNQRKSKDTSSQTLYSKSGSRKESVKMKDDNLSSPSEEWIVQKITTLFPEFEEQGLDDPETILGPLANKLRPTIISSWMEKRKALLTENADRMKRLLDNLQKKLDESFLNMQLYEKALELFEDDQSTSVVLHRHLLRTVAAPMVDMLLHDLDEHNKLKNGVEVQEAPSSESISVSPGDRVAISKSFPRPLANKALAVVEALEGKNVEVFMDAFRAVTEESALPLKRLDKKLERTLLHSYRKELTSQVSAETDPVSLLPKVVSLLYIQVYHKALQAPGRAISVAISQLKDKLDESAHKVLTDYQAATVTLLALLSAAPGDEDDCASDRILSKRELLESQMWDLKSLVLTNTQQSS
- the LOC107476896 gene encoding ankyrin repeat-containing protein At5g02620; amino-acid sequence: MATPTVQQEAAAVAAAPRKKMTKQLTGKRDDTTLHSAARAGNLALIKDTLSGAEEGQLHELLAKQNQAGETALYVAAEYGYVDLVKEMIRYYDLADAGIKARNGFDALHIAAKQGDLDVLKILMEAHPELSMTVDPSNTTALHTASTQGHTEIVKFLLEAGSSLATIARSNGKTALHSAARNGHLAVVKALLEKEPGVVTRTDKKGQTALHMAVKGQNLEVVEELIKGDPSSVNMVDNKGNTALHIATRKGRAQIVKLLLGQKETDTTAVNKSGESALDTAEKTGNSEIKAILLEHGVQSAKAMKPKPTTAARELKQTVSDIKHEVHYQLEHTRQTRKRVQGIAKRINKMHAEGLNNAINSTTVVAVLIATVAFAAIFTVPGQFVDDPKNIPKGMSLGEANIAPTAAFIIFIVFDSIALFISLAVVVVQTSIVVIESKAKKQMMAIINKLMWLACVLITVAFLALSFIVVGKDQKWLAIGVTVIGTTIMATTLGLMCYWVIRHRIEASNLRSIRKSSMGSRSRSFSVSVMSDTEILNNEYKKMYAI